One genomic segment of Sediminispirochaeta bajacaliforniensis DSM 16054 includes these proteins:
- a CDS encoding D-cysteine desulfhydrase family protein — translation MNTFDGLFNSLSRLDIGFYPTPLQKLENLSKMLGVEIYFKRDDLAGYNAFCGNKIRKLEFLLADALSKKSEVVITYGALQSNHAMQTAAVCRRYGLKPVLFLLDHFDESSSSNINGNYLLDRLLGAECHIVRLSDYTNITEAKQGRNKEADEYKEGLKSKAITYYDIPGGGATPIGSVGFVRGIMELNEQQMGRKAFDSLFCAVGSGGTMAGLAVGKKALGLETKLVGFTVGETDDDFSNRIINLANQTAFLLGIEQSCKPTDISIDKRYCGEAYERPSEISTQAIKLLAQHEGLFIDPVYTAKAVAGMIDYIEKGIIKKGSKVCFWHTGGCAALFGDKRLVGDIFN, via the coding sequence ATGAATACTTTTGATGGGCTTTTTAATAGCTTGAGTCGACTCGATATTGGATTTTATCCAACTCCGCTTCAAAAGTTGGAAAATCTAAGTAAGATGTTAGGCGTTGAAATTTATTTTAAACGAGATGATCTTGCAGGATATAATGCTTTCTGTGGTAATAAGATACGAAAGTTGGAATTCCTTTTAGCAGATGCACTGTCAAAAAAATCTGAAGTAGTTATAACATATGGCGCACTACAATCGAATCATGCAATGCAAACAGCAGCAGTGTGTCGTCGCTATGGCCTTAAGCCTGTTTTATTCTTGCTTGATCATTTCGACGAATCCTCTTCAAGCAATATCAACGGTAACTATCTATTGGATAGACTTTTGGGGGCGGAATGTCATATTGTTAGGCTCTCAGATTATACAAATATTACTGAGGCAAAGCAAGGAAGAAATAAAGAGGCCGACGAATACAAAGAGGGTCTGAAAAGTAAAGCGATTACTTACTATGATATTCCTGGTGGTGGTGCGACTCCCATAGGATCTGTCGGCTTTGTTCGTGGGATTATGGAATTAAATGAGCAACAGATGGGAAGGAAGGCGTTTGATTCCCTTTTTTGTGCGGTTGGGTCAGGTGGAACCATGGCGGGCCTTGCAGTCGGAAAAAAGGCATTAGGCCTTGAAACAAAACTGGTTGGCTTTACAGTTGGGGAAACCGACGATGATTTCAGTAATAGGATTATCAATCTTGCAAACCAGACTGCATTCTTGTTAGGTATAGAGCAGTCCTGTAAGCCTACAGATATTTCAATTGACAAACGCTATTGTGGCGAGGCATATGAAAGACCTTCTGAAATCTCAACACAAGCCATAAAGCTTTTGGCACAGCATGAAGGCCTTTTTATTGATCCTGTCTATACGGCAAAAGCGGTTGCAGGGATGATTGATTACATTGAAAAAGGGATAATAAAAAAAGGAAGTAAGGTTTGTTTCTGGCACACTGGCGGCTGTGCTGCCCTTTTTGGTGATAAACGATTGGTAGGAGATATTTTTAACTAA
- a CDS encoding carbohydrate ABC transporter permease: MHYTKKENGMGILLLLPALIALAALIIYPFCFAIKLSFHSQLIYEIKGHFVGFANYLETFRDPDFWNATKLSMIWVFTTVVGQMVIGIIVALFLNEDFRGRGLARAFILLPFFMPMISITLMWRWLLNESYGIINSMLISAGLIDHTISWLGTPAKAFLINIIIGIWSYYPFVVINVLAGLQTIPKELYESAKMDGANFWTSFWYITMPSIKNVVGVVAMLRIIFMFKKFDQIYMLTGGGPGVATTTMPLYAYKYAFTGMQLGRGSAITLIIATIVSIVVFLYMKLSKMNETVEV, encoded by the coding sequence TTGCATTACACGAAAAAAGAAAACGGAATGGGTATCCTACTATTGCTACCAGCATTGATAGCGCTTGCCGCTCTTATCATTTATCCTTTTTGTTTTGCAATAAAATTAAGCTTCCATTCACAGTTAATTTATGAAATCAAAGGCCACTTTGTGGGATTTGCCAATTATCTTGAAACATTTCGAGATCCCGACTTCTGGAATGCAACGAAACTAAGTATGATCTGGGTATTTACTACTGTAGTTGGACAGATGGTTATTGGTATAATAGTTGCGCTTTTTTTGAATGAAGATTTTCGAGGAAGAGGATTAGCGAGGGCTTTTATTCTATTGCCTTTCTTTATGCCAATGATTTCTATTACTTTGATGTGGCGATGGTTATTAAATGAGAGTTATGGAATTATCAATTCTATGCTTATAAGTGCTGGCTTAATTGATCATACTATTAGTTGGTTGGGAACACCTGCTAAGGCTTTTTTAATAAATATTATCATTGGTATATGGTCATATTATCCATTTGTTGTAATTAATGTACTTGCAGGGTTGCAGACAATTCCAAAAGAACTCTATGAATCGGCAAAAATGGATGGTGCAAATTTCTGGACATCATTTTGGTATATTACTATGCCGTCAATAAAAAATGTAGTTGGTGTTGTTGCCATGCTTCGAATAATTTTCATGTTCAAGAAATTTGATCAAATTTATATGCTAACCGGTGGTGGCCCTGGTGTTGCAACTACAACTATGCCTCTCTACGCCTATAAATATGCCTTTACCGGAATGCAGCTGGGAAGAGGATCTGCAATTACCTTAATTATTGCAACAATTGTTTCTATTGTTGTGTTCCTCTACATGAAACTTAGTAAGATGAATGAGACGGTGGAAGTATGA
- the pdxA gene encoding 4-hydroxythreonine-4-phosphate dehydrogenase PdxA — protein MKELPRLALTMGDPSGIGPEIIVKALSEKKVYAECIPVVVADGAVLKHAINMVASPLKLKRLEDPLEAVGAYGTIEYLELNNVDMDTLVFGKVLASSGKAAFESIDKAIDLSLEKKVAGVITTPINKDSINRAGFHYSGHTEIFAEKTKTKHYAMMLIHDPLRVVHVSTHVSLRKACDLVKKDRVLEVIRLAHGALVQLGFDEPNIAVAGLNPHAGENGMFGDEEMKEIIPAIKQAGAEGLNVSGPLPPDTVFSKALAGQYDVVVVMYHDQGHIPLKLTGFKYDNNTGKWDAVSGVNITLGLPIVRSSVDHGTAFGKAGKGTANPQSMIEAIHYGALLATKGK, from the coding sequence ATGAAGGAGTTGCCAAGACTTGCCCTGACGATGGGAGATCCATCTGGTATCGGTCCGGAGATAATCGTCAAGGCCCTGTCGGAAAAGAAGGTTTATGCGGAGTGTATTCCCGTTGTCGTTGCCGATGGCGCGGTATTGAAGCATGCCATCAACATGGTTGCATCGCCGTTGAAGCTTAAGAGGTTGGAAGATCCCCTCGAGGCGGTTGGAGCATACGGAACGATTGAGTATCTGGAACTGAACAATGTAGATATGGATACCCTTGTTTTCGGCAAGGTGTTGGCGAGCTCCGGGAAGGCGGCCTTTGAATCCATTGACAAGGCAATCGATCTCTCGCTTGAAAAAAAGGTTGCCGGTGTCATCACCACTCCAATAAATAAGGATTCTATTAATCGCGCGGGGTTCCACTATAGCGGGCATACGGAAATATTTGCAGAGAAGACCAAGACAAAGCATTACGCGATGATGCTCATTCATGATCCACTTCGTGTGGTACATGTATCGACCCACGTATCGCTGCGCAAGGCCTGTGATCTTGTCAAAAAAGATAGGGTCCTTGAAGTCATCAGACTGGCGCATGGTGCGCTTGTGCAGCTTGGTTTTGATGAGCCGAACATTGCTGTGGCCGGGCTAAATCCTCATGCCGGTGAAAACGGCATGTTCGGCGATGAAGAGATGAAAGAAATCATCCCTGCAATTAAGCAGGCAGGCGCAGAAGGGCTGAATGTGTCAGGTCCTTTGCCCCCGGATACGGTTTTTTCAAAGGCACTGGCCGGTCAGTACGATGTTGTTGTCGTGATGTACCACGATCAAGGCCATATCCCCCTAAAATTGACTGGATTTAAATATGATAACAATACCGGAAAATGGGATGCTGTCAGCGGAGTAAATATAACGCTCGGTCTGCCAATTGTTCGAAGCTCCGTGGATCATGGGACGGCATTTGGAAAGGCCGGTAAGGGCACCGCGAATCCGCAAAGCATGATTGAAGCCATTCATTACGGTGCGCTGCTGGCGACAAAAGGAAAATAG
- a CDS encoding carbohydrate ABC transporter permease encodes MMKAKKRILRILFYLCIIVFVLFAMGPIIWVFLCSVRPKSEFFNIPPTVLPKHWTFENYIHLFTDTQFSMFVLNSFIVTVFVVALTTLISIMGAYSLARFTYRGRNFLATFSLYAYFLPNVLLIIPLYLWFQKLGLVNTLYGLMLAYIALCLPYCLWMLRSFVMTVPAEVEEAAAIDGAGRLRTLFTIVLPIIVPGIVAISVYAFTLSWSEYIIALVMISTDAKMTYPVGLNGFIGQFDTLWEFILTGSVLVSVPSLIIFLYTQKALIKGWGAGAVKG; translated from the coding sequence ATGATGAAAGCCAAGAAACGAATACTGCGAATTTTATTTTATCTTTGTATTATTGTTTTTGTTTTATTTGCTATGGGGCCTATTATTTGGGTTTTCTTATGCTCAGTGAGGCCAAAGTCGGAATTCTTTAATATACCTCCGACAGTTCTTCCAAAACATTGGACGTTTGAGAATTATATTCACCTTTTCACTGATACGCAGTTTAGCATGTTTGTTCTAAACAGTTTTATCGTAACGGTGTTTGTTGTAGCATTGACAACCCTTATATCAATTATGGGTGCCTATAGTTTGGCAAGGTTTACCTACCGCGGAAGGAATTTTTTAGCGACCTTCTCTTTATATGCGTATTTTCTTCCAAATGTTCTATTGATCATTCCCTTGTATCTCTGGTTCCAGAAACTTGGATTGGTAAACACTCTATATGGATTGATGTTAGCCTATATTGCGTTGTGTCTTCCTTACTGTTTATGGATGTTGCGTTCTTTTGTTATGACGGTTCCGGCAGAAGTTGAAGAGGCTGCTGCAATCGATGGTGCCGGGCGCCTTAGGACTCTATTCACTATAGTACTGCCTATTATTGTTCCCGGTATAGTCGCTATCAGTGTATATGCTTTTACTCTGTCTTGGAGTGAGTACATCATTGCCTTAGTTATGATAAGCACCGACGCTAAAATGACGTATCCTGTAGGTTTAAATGGCTTTATTGGGCAGTTTGATACATTGTGGGAGTTTATCTTGACGGGTAGTGTTTTGGTTAGTGTACCTTCATTGATCATTTTCCTCTATACACAAAAAGCGTTAATTAAAGGCTGGGGAGCTGGTGCGGTTAAAGGTTGA
- a CDS encoding ABC transporter substrate-binding protein gives MIKRTCIVMLMCCVLMVPSLWSQGQQDKGVEITYLTPETDPTSIETDNSIISDFEAENPGIKVILSHADLEQVLPKLSAMLRAGTAPDVAFLSPRYIAGLVDEGYLAELDDVYKELGDIPQRFVTPTQDGKIYDIPAATESKILYYRKDLFTEAGIAVPQTMDEWKDAAKALTVDLNGDGQIDRWGLGISLSPSDVSGDYLQILWAFGGDAFDENNNVTIDSPIAIEALQYLCDMTQYCPPGAITVTTSDLGLMFAKGVVAMVRFPGRMMSIIDRYNPELHDKVDVAAGPVGPKATEPLVKATINDFVVFSNSKNVEAAKKFVEFYMSDKQYYKFLTAAVPGHSLPVRQGWLNNDDYFDYPAIARWSNIVKKSMDLAYKYGTDFQFRNNGVVNPYFGRAISAPVFANELHKAISGQKTPEEALTTIAKEWRSMFSID, from the coding sequence ATGATTAAGCGGACATGTATTGTAATGTTGATGTGTTGTGTTTTGATGGTACCATCACTGTGGAGTCAGGGACAGCAGGATAAGGGTGTAGAGATTACTTATCTTACACCGGAAACTGATCCGACCTCTATTGAAACGGACAACTCGATTATTAGTGATTTTGAAGCAGAAAATCCTGGAATAAAAGTTATTCTGAGCCATGCAGATTTGGAACAGGTCTTGCCAAAACTTTCTGCAATGTTAAGAGCCGGGACGGCTCCTGATGTGGCTTTTCTCTCTCCCCGATATATTGCAGGGCTAGTTGATGAAGGATATCTTGCGGAACTTGACGATGTTTATAAGGAATTGGGGGATATACCGCAGAGATTCGTGACTCCGACGCAAGATGGTAAGATATATGATATTCCTGCTGCAACCGAGTCTAAAATTCTGTATTATCGAAAGGATTTATTTACTGAAGCCGGCATTGCTGTTCCACAGACCATGGATGAATGGAAGGACGCTGCAAAGGCTTTGACTGTAGACCTCAATGGTGATGGCCAGATAGACCGTTGGGGTTTAGGTATTTCTTTATCACCATCGGATGTCAGTGGCGATTATTTGCAGATTTTGTGGGCATTTGGAGGTGATGCATTTGACGAAAACAATAATGTAACAATTGATTCTCCAATTGCAATTGAGGCTCTCCAGTACCTTTGTGATATGACACAATATTGTCCACCGGGAGCAATTACTGTTACTACCAGCGATCTTGGCCTTATGTTTGCCAAAGGAGTTGTCGCAATGGTACGTTTCCCTGGACGAATGATGTCTATTATCGACCGGTATAACCCGGAATTGCACGATAAGGTTGATGTTGCGGCAGGCCCTGTTGGCCCGAAGGCTACAGAACCATTGGTAAAGGCAACCATTAATGATTTTGTTGTATTTAGCAATTCAAAGAATGTAGAAGCTGCTAAAAAGTTTGTTGAATTCTATATGAGTGATAAGCAGTACTATAAATTCCTTACAGCTGCGGTTCCCGGACATAGCTTACCTGTACGGCAGGGCTGGCTTAACAATGACGACTACTTTGACTATCCTGCCATCGCACGCTGGAGTAATATTGTAAAGAAATCGATGGATCTCGCCTATAAATATGGAACAGACTTTCAGTTTAGAAATAATGGTGTTGTTAACCCCTATTTCGGACGTGCAATTTCTGCCCCTGTATTTGCAAATGAACTGCACAAGGCAATAAGCGGCCAGAAAACTCCTGAAGAAGCACTAACGACAATAGCAAAAGAATGGCGGAGCATGTTTTCTATTGATTGA
- a CDS encoding glycoside hydrolase family 130 protein: MNKVEVQRLKFVLRPSHDRVLIRPFIPGDENQRYRTISRVMSLGKDEVHVRLEKVLADFADRHHNILEELIEHFTMVKQWTITDAPLSEEQRLLIGAYFTQEYSLESAALFNPSIVLHPDQSELPAGAIRFIISLRAIGEGHISSIVFREGMITDDFTLRLRRPAPYVTQPKRIPWQSYDKTLFTRKLAELNCENSFSAGVLSKLEDQFSLAELSDAVERAKRRAPASQEADVTSDGMLTLAYSNYAVSFRPEQRTSEKAIFPLTPSQSNGIEDARFVLFYDDDGGRRYYGTYTAFDGRMILPQLIETEDFISFKFITLNGPAAKNKGMALFPRKINGQYAMISRQDNENLYVMYSDNINFWYDPQLIIHPTFPWEFVQVGNCGSPIELDEGWLVLSHGVGPMRKYCIGAFLLDKKRPTNVIGRLKEPLIEPNENEREGYVPNVVYTCGALRYKERLLIPYAMSDYATGFAFADVKEILDAMV, from the coding sequence GTGAACAAGGTGGAAGTGCAACGATTAAAATTTGTGCTCAGGCCTTCCCATGACCGAGTATTGATTCGTCCCTTTATTCCCGGGGATGAAAACCAGCGTTATAGGACCATAAGCAGGGTGATGTCTCTCGGCAAAGACGAGGTCCATGTCCGACTTGAAAAGGTTTTGGCGGATTTTGCCGACCGTCATCACAATATTCTTGAAGAGCTGATTGAACATTTTACCATGGTAAAACAGTGGACCATCACCGATGCCCCTTTGAGCGAGGAACAAAGGCTTTTGATCGGGGCCTATTTTACTCAGGAATATTCTCTTGAATCGGCCGCCTTATTCAATCCGTCTATCGTTCTTCATCCCGATCAGTCCGAACTTCCGGCGGGTGCGATCAGATTCATCATAAGCCTTCGTGCCATCGGCGAGGGGCATATCTCTTCTATTGTATTCCGCGAGGGGATGATAACCGATGATTTTACCTTACGGCTGAGGCGTCCCGCCCCATACGTGACACAGCCGAAACGGATTCCTTGGCAAAGTTATGATAAGACATTGTTTACTCGAAAGCTTGCCGAACTAAACTGTGAGAACAGCTTCAGCGCAGGTGTTTTATCCAAGCTGGAAGATCAATTCTCCCTCGCGGAACTCTCCGATGCGGTGGAGCGTGCCAAGCGGAGGGCTCCTGCATCCCAGGAGGCAGATGTGACTTCAGACGGAATGCTGACCCTGGCTTACTCCAATTATGCCGTCAGCTTCAGACCGGAACAGCGGACTTCGGAAAAGGCTATCTTCCCTTTGACACCAAGCCAGAGTAACGGGATTGAAGACGCCCGATTTGTTCTCTTTTACGATGATGATGGGGGGCGTCGCTACTATGGTACCTACACCGCTTTCGACGGCAGAATGATCTTACCCCAGCTGATAGAGACCGAAGATTTTATCTCATTCAAATTTATCACTTTGAACGGCCCTGCTGCAAAGAACAAAGGAATGGCACTTTTCCCGCGAAAAATAAACGGGCAGTATGCCATGATCTCCCGTCAGGACAACGAAAATTTGTATGTAATGTACTCCGACAATATCAATTTTTGGTATGATCCCCAACTTATTATACACCCCACCTTCCCCTGGGAATTTGTACAGGTCGGAAACTGCGGTTCCCCGATAGAATTGGATGAGGGGTGGCTTGTGCTCAGCCACGGAGTGGGGCCGATGCGGAAGTACTGTATCGGAGCTTTCCTTCTGGATAAGAAAAGGCCGACGAACGTTATCGGCCGGCTAAAAGAACCTCTGATCGAACCGAACGAGAATGAGCGCGAGGGCTATGTCCCCAACGTCGTCTACACCTGTGGCGCCTTGCGCTATAAGGAGAGACTCCTCATTCCCTATGCCATGTCGGATTATGCTACCGGCTTTGCCTTCGCCGATGTCAAAGAAATTCTTGATGCCATGGTGTAG
- a CDS encoding MalY/PatB family protein: MTEKYNFDAIINRIGTDSLKWNSLQGKFGSNDLLPFWVADMDFSSPRPVIDALKARVEHGIFGYVFRDDAFSDAVISWFATQHKWLLLKEWISFSPGVVTGLTIMIRAFTNIGDKIVIQPPVYYPFSRIIRQNNRVVEENPLCQKHDGKYEIDFADLERKLKEPSVKAMILCSPHNPVSRVWRKEELLSIGNLCKKYGVIIFSDEIHCDFVFGSRRHIPLASLSDEIANNTVTLVSPSKTFNLAGLKTAVIISKNKNLLDRYNEMLDIHHVAGPNCFGLVATEAAYTHGEEYRKQLLEYLQTNIAFLSDYISRRIPILKVTEPEGTYLMWIDCRALALSNDELDDLFFKKAKIAVDAGHWFGSSGSGFMRINIACPRSILEKGLCSLHDAVASLGGRSE; this comes from the coding sequence ATGACCGAGAAATATAATTTTGATGCAATCATAAACCGCATAGGGACTGATAGTCTAAAATGGAATTCTCTCCAAGGCAAATTCGGGAGTAATGACCTTCTTCCCTTCTGGGTTGCCGACATGGATTTCTCTTCCCCTCGCCCTGTTATCGATGCCTTAAAGGCCCGAGTTGAACATGGAATTTTTGGATATGTCTTTCGTGATGATGCATTTTCTGATGCTGTTATCTCGTGGTTTGCCACACAACATAAATGGCTCCTTTTAAAAGAATGGATTTCTTTCTCTCCGGGAGTCGTGACAGGTTTAACAATTATGATTCGGGCCTTTACGAATATTGGAGATAAAATCGTTATTCAGCCTCCTGTCTATTATCCTTTTTCAAGGATAATACGTCAAAATAATCGTGTAGTCGAAGAAAATCCTCTTTGCCAAAAGCATGATGGAAAATATGAAATTGATTTTGCCGATCTCGAGAGAAAACTCAAAGAGCCAAGTGTGAAGGCGATGATCTTATGTTCTCCACATAACCCTGTATCTCGAGTTTGGAGAAAAGAAGAACTTTTGTCGATTGGGAATCTTTGTAAAAAATATGGTGTTATAATTTTTTCGGATGAGATTCACTGTGATTTTGTATTCGGCAGCAGGAGGCATATTCCCCTTGCTTCACTTTCTGATGAAATAGCTAATAATACGGTCACTCTTGTATCACCTAGTAAAACATTTAATCTTGCGGGTTTAAAAACGGCAGTGATAATAAGTAAAAATAAAAATCTATTAGATCGCTATAATGAGATGTTAGATATTCACCATGTTGCTGGACCTAATTGTTTTGGCTTAGTCGCCACTGAAGCGGCATACACTCATGGAGAGGAATATCGTAAGCAGCTATTGGAATATTTACAAACCAACATTGCTTTCTTGTCAGATTACATAAGTCGACGAATTCCAATCTTAAAGGTGACTGAACCAGAAGGAACATATCTAATGTGGATTGACTGTCGGGCATTGGCGCTATCCAATGATGAGCTTGACGATTTATTCTTTAAGAAAGCAAAGATCGCTGTTGATGCAGGCCATTGGTTTGGTTCTTCTGGGAGTGGGTTTATGCGTATCAATATTGCATGCCCAAGATCAATCCTCGAAAAAGGGCTTTGCTCTTTGCACGATGCAGTAGCTTCACTCGGAGGGCGTAGTGAGTGA
- a CDS encoding glycosyltransferase family 4 protein codes for MERTKSIAVIGNYLPRKCGIATFSTDLVNALSGADGELDCWSVAINDIPEGYRYPEKVHFEINQNIAGEYKLAADFLNINQIDVVCLQHEYGIYGGEAGSYIISLLRDLRMPIVTTLHTVLEKPSKKQKDVLTEIAALSSRLMVMSKKGIEFLTDIYHIPREKLVFIHHGIPDMPFIDPNFYKDQFGVEGKQVILTFGLLSPNKGIETMIKALPAVVEKHPDAVYIVVGATHPHVRKASGEEYRHNLQRLARLRGVDDHVIFFNRFVEIKELCEFLAASDIYVTPYLSESQIVSGTLAYAMGVGKATVSTPYWYAKEMLAEGRGVLVDFKDSKGLANEVISLLDDDIKRNTMRKKAYTFSRKAVWSQVAVDYINVCNEVKAERACKSRFYLKTKNLEQDESSLPEIDFSHLKTMTDDTGLIQHAEFTVPSRQFGYCIDDNARALIVTVMAQDLVPEDPELVRLQKKYLSFINYAYNEKNGWFRNFMDYDRQWLEEKGAEDSQGRTLWGLGVCSALSREAGCLALSTTLFHKGISMLEALEHPRAIAFALVGIHAYLARFSGDSEVRRIRDKLAVTLFDHFDHDDDSGWPWLKGDILTYASGKIPQALLLSGQWMNRKDMLETGYRCLDWLIDIQKEDDHFSPVGSNGWYRPEGEKARFDQQPIEAQIMLEATLLAFNMSGQERYRAAADMAFNWFLGQNDLKEPLYDYTTGGCRDGLTPDGPNMNEGAESTLAWLLSLLYMQGFLADQKKLHYTNFIEE; via the coding sequence ATGGAAAGAACGAAATCGATTGCAGTTATCGGTAATTATCTACCGCGAAAGTGTGGAATTGCTACTTTTAGCACCGACCTTGTAAACGCGCTCTCCGGGGCTGATGGGGAGCTTGATTGCTGGAGCGTTGCGATTAACGATATCCCGGAGGGGTACCGTTATCCTGAAAAGGTCCATTTTGAGATAAATCAGAACATAGCGGGCGAGTATAAGCTTGCGGCCGATTTTCTTAATATCAACCAAATTGACGTGGTCTGCCTACAGCATGAATACGGGATCTATGGAGGAGAGGCCGGAAGCTATATTATTTCGCTGTTACGGGACCTTCGAATGCCTATTGTTACGACGCTCCATACTGTACTCGAAAAACCTTCGAAAAAACAGAAAGATGTTCTTACCGAGATTGCGGCCTTATCTTCTCGATTGATGGTGATGTCGAAAAAAGGCATTGAATTTCTTACTGATATCTACCATATTCCCAGGGAGAAGCTTGTCTTTATTCACCATGGGATACCTGATATGCCCTTCATCGATCCGAATTTTTACAAAGATCAGTTCGGTGTGGAAGGAAAGCAGGTTATCCTGACCTTCGGCTTGCTTTCTCCGAACAAGGGGATTGAGACGATGATCAAGGCCCTTCCTGCGGTAGTCGAGAAACATCCCGATGCCGTCTACATTGTAGTAGGTGCTACTCACCCGCATGTCAGAAAGGCTTCGGGCGAAGAGTATCGCCACAATCTTCAGCGCCTTGCCCGGCTTCGCGGGGTTGATGATCATGTTATCTTTTTCAATCGTTTTGTGGAAATTAAAGAGTTATGTGAATTCCTGGCTGCCAGTGACATTTATGTCACCCCCTATCTTTCCGAATCCCAAATTGTCTCGGGAACCTTGGCATATGCCATGGGGGTCGGGAAAGCCACTGTTTCAACTCCTTACTGGTATGCAAAAGAGATGCTTGCCGAAGGCCGGGGAGTTCTTGTTGATTTTAAGGACTCGAAGGGGCTGGCGAATGAGGTGATCTCTTTGCTCGACGACGATATCAAGCGCAATACAATGAGAAAAAAGGCGTATACCTTTTCGAGAAAGGCAGTCTGGAGCCAGGTTGCTGTCGACTATATCAATGTCTGTAACGAAGTAAAGGCCGAGCGGGCCTGCAAATCACGTTTCTACTTGAAGACGAAGAATTTGGAACAGGACGAGTCAAGTCTGCCTGAGATTGATTTTAGCCATCTTAAGACCATGACCGACGATACCGGATTGATTCAGCATGCGGAGTTTACCGTTCCTTCGCGGCAATTCGGCTATTGTATCGACGACAATGCCAGGGCCCTTATCGTCACGGTGATGGCCCAGGATCTTGTGCCGGAAGATCCCGAACTGGTTCGGCTGCAGAAAAAATACCTTTCCTTTATAAACTATGCCTATAACGAAAAAAACGGCTGGTTTCGTAATTTTATGGATTACGACAGGCAATGGTTGGAAGAGAAAGGGGCGGAAGATAGTCAGGGACGGACCCTATGGGGCCTTGGTGTTTGTTCGGCCCTCTCTCGGGAAGCGGGCTGCCTTGCATTAAGCACAACATTGTTTCATAAGGGAATAAGTATGCTTGAGGCCCTTGAACATCCCAGAGCCATAGCCTTCGCACTTGTCGGTATCCATGCCTACTTAGCCAGATTCTCCGGTGATAGTGAGGTAAGGAGAATACGGGATAAGCTTGCCGTCACGCTCTTTGATCACTTTGACCATGATGACGATTCCGGATGGCCCTGGCTTAAGGGGGATATCCTTACCTATGCAAGCGGAAAAATCCCTCAGGCGCTTCTCCTGTCCGGACAGTGGATGAATAGAAAGGATATGCTTGAGACCGGATATCGATGCCTTGATTGGCTCATCGATATTCAGAAAGAGGACGATCACTTTTCTCCGGTTGGAAGCAACGGTTGGTATCGTCCCGAAGGCGAAAAAGCCAGGTTTGATCAGCAGCCTATAGAGGCCCAGATAATGCTGGAGGCGACCCTCCTTGCCTTCAACATGAGTGGGCAAGAGCGATACAGAGCCGCCGCCGATATGGCCTTTAACTGGTTCCTCGGTCAGAACGATCTTAAGGAGCCTCTGTATGATTATACGACCGGCGGATGCCGGGACGGACTTACCCCGGATGGGCCGAATATGAACGAGGGAGCCGAATCGACACTTGCCTGGCTCCTTTCTCTTTTATATATGCAGGGATTTCTGGCGGACCAGAAAAAGCTTCACTATACAAATTTTATTGAGGAGTAG